In the genome of Coturnix japonica isolate 7356 chromosome Z, Coturnix japonica 2.1, whole genome shotgun sequence, one region contains:
- the CARNMT1 gene encoding carnosine N-methyltransferase isoform X2 — translation MHERVSRTERQFKSLPASQQSLLPQFLPHLDKIRKCIDHNQEILQTIVNDCVHMFENKEYGEDGRGKITPASTFDMDKLKSTLKQFVRDWSEEGKPERDSCYQPIISEIVKNFPKERWDFSKVNILVPGAGLGRLAWEIAMLGYACQGNEWSLFMLFSSNFVLNRCSEVNSCKLYPWIHQFSNNKRSADQIRPIYFPDVDPHSLPSGSNFSMTAGDFQEIYSECNTWDCIATCFFIDTAHNVIDYIDTIWKILKPGGIWINVGPLLYHFENLANELSIELSYEDIKNVILQYGFHIEVEKESVLSTYTVNELSMMKYYYECVLFVVRKPEEKCFE, via the exons ATGCATGAACGTGTGAGCAGAACAGAGCGGCAGTTTAAATCCCTTCCAGCTAGTCAACAGAGTCTCCTTCCTCAGTTCCTTCCTCACCTTGACAAGATTCGGAAGTGCATTGATCATAATCAAGAAATACTGCAGACCATTGTGAATGACTGCGTTCAtatgtttgaaaataaagaatatggAGAAGAT ggaagagggaagattaCACCTGCTTCAACATTTGATATGGATAAATTGAAGTCTACTTTGAAGCAATTTGTCAGAGACTGGAGTGAAGAGGGGAAACCTGAGCGAGATTCCTGCTACCAGCCAATAATTAGTGAAATTGTAAAGAACTTTCCAAAAGAAAGATG GGATTTCTCCAAAGTTAATATCCTGGTACCTGGTGCTGGGCTAGGTAGATTGGCGTGGGAAATAGCTATGCTCGGTTATGCTTGCCAAGGAAATGAATGGAGCCTCTTTATGCTCTTTTCTTCTAACTTTGTACTCAACAG ATGTTCTGAAGTTAACTCATGTAAGCTTTACCCCTGGATTCATCAGTTTAGCAATAACAAAAGATCTGCAGATCAGATACGTCCAATTTACTTCCCTGATGTTGATCCTCACAGTCTTCCTTCTGGTTCAAACTTCTCTATGACAGCAGGGGATTTTCAAGAAATTTACTCTGAATGCA ATACTTGGGACTGCATAGCAACTTGCTTTTTCATTGATACAGCACATAACGTTATTGATTATATTGATACTATATGGAAAATACTGAAGCCTGGAGGCATATGGATAAATGTAG GTCCTCTTCTTTACCACTTTGAAAATCTGGCAAATGAACTTTCAATAGAGTTAAGCTATGAGGATATAAAAAACGTTATACTGCAGTATGGCTTCCATATAGAG GTGGAGAAAGAATCTGTTCTGTCAACTTACACTGTGAATGAACTCTCCATGATGAAATACTACTATGAATGTGTGTTGTTTGTGGTGAGAAAACCAGAAGAGAAGTGCTTTGAATAG